From Domibacillus sp. DTU_2020_1001157_1_SI_ALB_TIR_016, a single genomic window includes:
- a CDS encoding Crp/Fnr family transcriptional regulator, protein MKEQTDSKQLKDYLCMHHIESVFPDELQPYLTLYHFEPGEWVCSQGEALENVYVLVKGKLKVYTTSAEGKTLILSFQKPLAVIGDIEYVQEIDIINTVEAVSPAVMIGVHHHLLKRWAADHPPLLQFLLHIITEKFYVKSTSLNFHFMYPVDVRLASYLLSVSFDESHALFEGKLSTASLRDAANLIGTSYRHMNRVIQSFCAQGLVERKKGCIIVKDRQGLQALAGQSIYEPPGR, encoded by the coding sequence GTGAAAGAGCAGACCGACAGCAAGCAGCTGAAAGATTATTTGTGTATGCATCACATTGAGTCTGTTTTTCCGGATGAGCTGCAGCCGTATTTAACTTTATACCATTTTGAGCCAGGAGAATGGGTGTGTTCTCAAGGTGAAGCACTTGAGAATGTCTATGTGCTGGTCAAAGGGAAGCTGAAGGTTTATACCACTTCTGCTGAAGGAAAAACGCTCATTCTTTCGTTTCAAAAGCCGCTTGCCGTTATTGGCGATATCGAGTATGTACAGGAAATAGACATCATTAACACGGTGGAAGCTGTTTCGCCGGCAGTGATGATTGGTGTGCATCATCATTTGTTGAAGCGATGGGCGGCCGATCACCCGCCGCTTTTACAATTTTTGCTTCATATCATTACAGAAAAGTTTTACGTGAAGTCCACATCGTTAAACTTTCATTTTATGTATCCAGTAGATGTACGGCTGGCAAGCTATTTATTATCGGTTTCCTTCGATGAGTCTCATGCACTTTTTGAAGGAAAACTGAGCACAGCCAGTTTAAGAGATGCGGCTAACTTAATTGGCACAAGTTATCGCCATATGAACCGGGTGATTCAATCATTTTGCGCTCAAGGGCTTGTGGAGAGAAAAAAAGGATGTATTATAGTCAAGGACCGGCAGGGGCTTCAGGCACTGGCAGGACAAAGCATTTACGAGCCGCCAGGCAGATAG
- a CDS encoding DMT family transporter, whose translation MKGIFFAFLGGAFITLQGVANTRISDTIGTWQAASLTQLTGFLAAMLVFLIVRDGTWGQFKQVKPLYLAGGALAAIIIFGNVTAIQHVGVTLTIAVLLIAQLLFTFIIDLNGWFGVVKQKVRLPQVIGIMMMVAGVVILKL comes from the coding sequence ATGAAAGGGATTTTTTTCGCTTTTTTAGGCGGAGCATTTATTACATTGCAGGGTGTAGCCAATACACGAATTAGTGACACCATCGGCACATGGCAGGCCGCTTCATTAACGCAGCTGACCGGTTTTCTGGCAGCAATGCTCGTTTTTCTGATTGTCCGGGATGGAACCTGGGGGCAGTTTAAGCAGGTAAAGCCGCTTTATTTGGCAGGCGGCGCTCTGGCTGCCATCATTATTTTCGGCAATGTGACGGCCATTCAGCATGTAGGCGTAACGCTAACGATTGCGGTACTGCTTATCGCGCAGCTTCTGTTTACCTTTATCATTGATTTGAATGGATGGTTTGGCGTTGTAAAACAGAAAGTCAGGCTGCCACAGGTGATCGGCATTATGATGATGGTCGCTGGCGTGGTGATTTTAAAGCTTTAA
- a CDS encoding zinc ribbon domain-containing protein YjdM, giving the protein MTELPNCPECGSAYTYEDGNVFVCPECAHEWTPGAAAESSEDRKAVKDANGNILQDGDSVSVIKDLKVKGTSSVIKIGTKVKSIRLVDGDHDIDCKIDGFGAMKLKSEFVKKI; this is encoded by the coding sequence ATGACAGAACTGCCAAATTGCCCGGAATGCGGCTCGGCGTATACATATGAAGACGGAAATGTGTTTGTCTGTCCGGAATGCGCCCATGAATGGACACCTGGCGCAGCGGCCGAGAGCAGCGAGGATCGTAAAGCAGTGAAAGATGCGAATGGAAACATCCTGCAAGATGGAGATTCTGTTTCAGTAATTAAAGATTTAAAAGTAAAAGGCACTTCATCAGTCATTAAAATTGGCACAAAAGTAAAAAGCATTCGATTGGTGGATGGAGATCATGACATCGACTGCAAAATTGATGGGTTTGGCGCGATGAAGCTGAAGTCGGAATTTGTGAAAAAGATTTAA
- the proC gene encoding pyrroline-5-carboxylate reductase: protein MGKQITVAFLGAGSMAEAMIAGIVQNGQWAPEHVIVTNHSNHEKRAALQAKYGIRAMQSGDLPFDQIDFFILAMKPKNADTALQSLKGSVGPHQVIVSVMAGLTTAFIEAFFPEGQQVIRAMPNTSAIAGESTTAICAGRWVKEKNINIATALLSSIGKVYPIEEEKMDLFTGIAGSGPAYFYFLLEQMERAGRESGMDIQMVREIGAQTLLGAAKMIMRQENTPAELRENITSPNGTTYAGLAALESFGGGEAIYEAVKGAAKRSKEISEQFSHTVTHL from the coding sequence ATGGGCAAACAAATAACAGTCGCGTTTTTAGGTGCAGGTTCAATGGCGGAGGCCATGATCGCGGGGATTGTTCAAAATGGGCAATGGGCTCCGGAGCATGTGATCGTCACGAACCACAGCAATCATGAAAAACGGGCAGCCCTTCAAGCAAAATACGGAATCCGGGCGATGCAAAGCGGTGATTTGCCGTTTGATCAAATCGATTTCTTTATTTTAGCTATGAAGCCGAAAAATGCGGATACAGCGTTGCAGTCATTAAAAGGCTCCGTCGGTCCGCATCAGGTAATTGTTTCGGTGATGGCCGGCCTCACAACTGCCTTTATCGAGGCATTTTTTCCAGAAGGCCAGCAAGTGATCCGGGCCATGCCAAACACTTCAGCTATTGCCGGTGAATCTACAACAGCGATTTGCGCAGGGCGCTGGGTGAAGGAAAAAAACATAAACATTGCAACCGCCCTTTTGAGCAGCATTGGAAAAGTGTACCCCATTGAAGAAGAAAAGATGGATCTATTTACGGGCATTGCGGGAAGTGGTCCGGCATACTTTTATTTTTTGCTCGAACAAATGGAAAGAGCGGGCCGGGAAAGCGGCATGGACATTCAAATGGTTCGGGAGATCGGTGCGCAGACGCTGCTTGGCGCGGCCAAAATGATTATGCGGCAGGAAAACACACCAGCCGAGCTGCGAGAGAACATTACATCGCCGAATGGCACAACATATGCAGGACTGGCAGCGCTCGAATCGTTTGGCGGAGGGGAAGCTATATACGAGGCGGTCAAAGGCGCCGCAAAAAGATCAAAAGAAATTAGTGAACAGTTTTCCCATACAGTAACACACTTATAA
- a CDS encoding MerR family transcriptional regulator: protein MEYTINKMAQMSGVTTRTLRYYDQIGLLKPARINSSGYRLYGQKEIDLLQHILFYRELGVSLDDIAAILQKPDFNELAALKSHYEKLAAKHDRLEKIMATVKKTIASKEGEIIMQDEEKFEGLKEKMVEENEQKYGSEIRARYGDEKVDASNAKLMNMSKEDFNAMNQLGENIFILLEKASATGDPASHEAQELAARHKEWLTYSWSSYSKEAHTGLAEIYIADERFTAYYDARVKGGAQFLRDAILVYTGMK, encoded by the coding sequence ATGGAATATACCATCAACAAAATGGCACAAATGTCCGGCGTGACAACGCGCACACTCCGCTACTATGACCAAATTGGGCTTTTAAAGCCAGCGCGCATTAATTCATCCGGTTACCGCCTTTACGGCCAAAAAGAAATAGACCTGCTGCAGCACATTCTTTTTTACCGGGAGCTTGGCGTCAGCCTGGATGATATTGCGGCTATTTTACAAAAGCCGGACTTTAATGAGCTGGCTGCGCTGAAAAGCCATTACGAAAAACTGGCCGCAAAACACGATCGCCTTGAAAAAATAATGGCGACAGTGAAAAAAACGATCGCCAGCAAAGAAGGAGAGATCATCATGCAGGATGAAGAAAAGTTTGAAGGGCTGAAAGAAAAAATGGTCGAGGAAAACGAACAAAAATATGGCAGTGAAATTCGCGCCCGATACGGGGATGAAAAAGTTGACGCCAGCAACGCCAAGCTGATGAATATGTCAAAAGAGGATTTTAATGCGATGAACCAGCTTGGGGAGAACATTTTCATCCTTCTTGAGAAAGCGTCCGCTACAGGTGACCCTGCCTCACATGAAGCGCAGGAGCTGGCTGCCAGGCATAAGGAATGGCTCACTTATTCCTGGTCGAGCTATTCCAAAGAAGCACACACGGGACTGGCTGAAATATATATTGCAGATGAACGGTTTACGGCTTATTATGATGCCCGTGTAAAGGGCGGCGCCCAATTTTTACGGGATGCGATTTTGGTTTACACAGGGATGAAGTAA
- a CDS encoding PPK2 family polyphosphate kinase, with amino-acid sequence MDTRKYLVKANQELDLRNYATSEKGGIEERELLDNEIPERVNRLKELHWKLYAEEKKGILVVLQAMDAAGKDEAISYIFSNLNAQGLKTTTLGKPSATEMSHDYLWRIHEALPARGQIGILNRSHYEEVIATRVHDLLGEETIPDHLEKEEDIWPVRFRQINDFERYMVENGFYVVKFFFHVSKEEQRNRLLERMKDPKKNWEFSFNDVREREHWDNYQEIFTDMLRHTSTEHAPWYVLPADDEWYSRYIITEVMIELLEGIDPQFPVISDEDRQKLDEYIEKLENE; translated from the coding sequence ATGGATACGAGAAAATATCTAGTGAAAGCCAATCAAGAACTGGATCTGCGAAATTATGCGACATCGGAAAAAGGCGGTATCGAGGAACGAGAGCTGCTGGACAATGAGATTCCTGAACGTGTGAACCGGCTAAAGGAGCTGCACTGGAAGCTTTACGCGGAGGAGAAAAAAGGCATTTTGGTTGTACTGCAGGCAATGGACGCAGCCGGAAAAGACGAAGCCATCAGTTATATTTTCTCGAATTTAAATGCGCAAGGGTTGAAAACAACGACACTAGGGAAGCCTTCTGCTACGGAAATGAGCCATGATTATCTTTGGAGAATTCACGAAGCGCTTCCGGCGAGAGGACAGATCGGCATCTTAAACCGATCTCATTACGAGGAAGTCATCGCGACACGGGTTCATGATTTATTGGGAGAGGAAACCATTCCGGATCATTTAGAGAAAGAAGAAGATATTTGGCCGGTGCGGTTCCGGCAAATTAACGATTTTGAACGCTATATGGTGGAAAACGGCTTTTATGTAGTAAAGTTTTTCTTTCACGTATCGAAAGAAGAACAGCGAAATCGGCTGCTAGAAAGAATGAAAGACCCGAAGAAAAATTGGGAATTCTCCTTCAATGACGTAAGGGAGCGTGAGCATTGGGATAACTATCAGGAGATTTTTACCGATATGCTGCGCCATACATCAACCGAGCATGCTCCGTGGTACGTGCTTCCTGCAGATGATGAATGGTATTCACGCTACATTATTACGGAAGTGATGATTGAGCTGCTGGAGGGAATTGATCCGCAATTCCCAGTTATTTCAGATGAGGACCGACAAAAGTTGGATGAATATATTGAGAAGCTGGAAAACGAGTGA
- a CDS encoding amidohydrolase, with product MKQLWCSGTIYTMERENETVEAVLVENGWIVATGPADELRKEAGEEIDLQGAVMYPGFVDSHLHMIFQGETFVRLDLSAASSAEEMLEMVKEAARTTPADKWLFGEGWDENTFSHPRIPTMKELDAIRTEPILLTRVCHHVALGNRAALLAGSIDEKSQSPAGGDIGRSADGRLTGLLYDKAIDPVTAAIPRKGEAYVDYLTDVLNRTVDQMLSYGLTGGHTEDMHYFGDFTNPLMAFQRVIGEKHHFRVNLLRHHAVFEKMMKANAVFDEPFIEPGAMKIFADGALGGSTAALSAPYTDQPDNQGLLIHTDEQLEALIQIARQYNEAIAVHIIGDAAAEQVLHFIEKYPPPAGKRDRLIHGCVLREDLMGRMAALPVVVDVQPAFVPSDFPWVMDRLGEERLRYAYPWKTLLDRGIMCAAGTDAPVENIHPLASIYAAVERKKPGEAHEGYLPEQKLSRFQAIQMYTLGSAQAICKEHERGLIKPNYVADFSIFDRDLFAGTSEEMLTAKAVQTVVAGRIVYDRRNKSKTIE from the coding sequence ATGAAACAACTTTGGTGCAGTGGAACGATCTATACGATGGAACGAGAAAATGAGACGGTAGAAGCGGTGTTAGTGGAAAACGGATGGATTGTCGCCACAGGCCCGGCGGATGAGTTAAGGAAAGAAGCAGGGGAAGAGATTGATTTACAGGGAGCGGTTATGTACCCGGGCTTTGTAGACAGCCATCTGCATATGATCTTTCAAGGAGAAACGTTTGTCCGGCTTGATTTGTCGGCAGCTTCTTCAGCAGAAGAAATGCTGGAAATGGTTAAAGAAGCCGCCCGAACGACGCCTGCGGACAAGTGGCTGTTTGGGGAAGGCTGGGATGAGAATACGTTTTCTCATCCGCGCATCCCGACGATGAAAGAGCTCGATGCGATCCGGACAGAACCCATCCTGTTAACGAGAGTATGCCATCACGTAGCGCTCGGTAACAGAGCCGCTCTTTTGGCTGGAAGCATTGATGAGAAAAGTCAATCTCCGGCCGGTGGTGACATTGGGCGGAGTGCGGATGGAAGGTTAACGGGGCTTCTTTATGACAAAGCCATCGATCCGGTTACTGCGGCGATTCCAAGAAAAGGAGAGGCATACGTTGATTATTTAACAGATGTGCTAAACCGGACGGTGGATCAAATGCTGTCGTATGGACTAACGGGCGGCCATACAGAGGATATGCATTATTTCGGGGACTTTACCAATCCGCTGATGGCCTTTCAGCGTGTGATTGGGGAGAAGCATCATTTCAGAGTAAACCTGCTTCGCCATCACGCCGTCTTCGAAAAAATGATGAAAGCGAATGCCGTATTTGATGAACCGTTTATTGAGCCGGGTGCAATGAAAATTTTTGCGGACGGTGCACTGGGTGGATCAACCGCTGCCCTGTCTGCGCCGTATACGGACCAGCCTGATAACCAGGGGCTGCTTATTCATACGGATGAACAGCTCGAAGCATTAATTCAGATCGCGCGTCAATATAACGAAGCGATTGCGGTGCACATCATTGGAGATGCGGCGGCGGAACAGGTTCTTCATTTTATTGAAAAATATCCGCCGCCAGCAGGCAAACGGGACCGTCTTATTCACGGCTGCGTATTACGCGAAGACTTAATGGGGCGAATGGCGGCGTTGCCCGTTGTGGTGGATGTGCAGCCTGCTTTTGTTCCATCCGATTTTCCGTGGGTGATGGACCGCCTTGGCGAAGAGCGGCTCCGTTACGCATATCCGTGGAAAACGTTGTTAGACCGTGGAATTATGTGTGCAGCGGGAACGGATGCGCCGGTGGAGAATATTCATCCGCTGGCTTCCATTTATGCGGCGGTTGAACGCAAAAAGCCCGGGGAGGCGCATGAAGGGTATCTGCCTGAACAAAAGCTGTCCCGTTTCCAGGCCATTCAAATGTACACCCTCGGCAGTGCCCAGGCGATTTGTAAAGAGCATGAGCGTGGACTTATTAAACCGAATTATGTGGCGGATTTTTCAATTTTTGACCGGGATTTGTTTGCCGGAACATCGGAAGAGATGCTGACTGCCAAAGCAGTGCAAACAGTTGTAGCAGGACGGATTGTCTACGATAGAAGGAACAAATCAAAAACAATTGAATAA
- the glmS gene encoding glutamine--fructose-6-phosphate transaminase (isomerizing), whose product MCGIVGYIGSEDTKEILLKGLEKLEYRGYDSAGIAVRNEEGVHIFKEKGRIADLRAVVNEEVQSHVGIGHTRWATHGIPSRYNAHPHQNEDSRYTLVHNGVIENDEQLKSEYLSNVELQSDTDTEVIVQMMGLFAKDGLSTEEAFRKTLGLLKGSYALALLDKQDEDTIYVAKNKSPLLVGLGADFNVVASDAMAMLQVTDQFVELMDKEMVIVTKNAVTIKNEQGEVVERAPYTAEIDAGDIEKGTYPHYMLKETDEQPFVIRKITQSYQNEQGELHVDEEIVNAVNEADRLYIVACGTSYHAGLVGKQYLEQMANIPVEVHVASEFVYNMPLLSKKPLFIFISQSGETADSRAVLVKVKELGFKALTITNVPGSTLSREADYTLLLHAGPEIAVASTKAYTAQIAVLSILAEAAAKKAGIDIGFDLVHELGIVANAMEVLCDAKEEFEQIAKEYLATTRNCFFIGRSVDYYVGLEGALKLKEISYIQAEGFAGGELKHGTIALIEEGTPVIALATQSDVNLSIRSNVKEVAARGANTCIISLKGLEQEGDRFVLPAVHEMLAPLAAVVPFQLIAYYAALHRGCDVDKPRNLAKSVTVE is encoded by the coding sequence ATGTGCGGAATAGTAGGATATATTGGCAGTGAAGATACAAAGGAAATTTTATTGAAGGGGCTTGAAAAGCTCGAATACCGCGGTTATGATTCAGCTGGTATTGCTGTGCGCAACGAAGAGGGTGTGCACATCTTCAAAGAAAAGGGACGTATCGCTGATTTGCGTGCGGTTGTGAACGAAGAGGTACAATCACACGTAGGAATCGGCCACACACGCTGGGCTACGCACGGTATTCCAAGCCGTTACAATGCGCATCCACACCAAAACGAAGACAGCCGTTATACACTTGTGCACAACGGCGTTATCGAAAACGACGAACAATTAAAAAGCGAATATCTTTCAAATGTTGAGCTTCAAAGCGATACAGATACAGAAGTAATTGTACAAATGATGGGCTTGTTTGCGAAAGATGGCTTGTCAACAGAAGAAGCCTTCCGCAAGACGCTTGGTCTGTTAAAAGGCTCTTACGCGCTTGCTCTTCTAGACAAACAAGATGAAGATACAATTTACGTGGCGAAAAACAAAAGCCCGCTTTTAGTTGGTCTTGGTGCAGACTTTAACGTTGTTGCATCTGATGCAATGGCGATGCTTCAAGTAACAGACCAATTTGTAGAATTGATGGACAAAGAAATGGTGATCGTGACAAAGAACGCCGTGACGATTAAAAACGAACAAGGTGAAGTGGTAGAGCGTGCGCCATACACAGCGGAGATCGACGCTGGTGATATTGAAAAAGGCACGTATCCGCATTACATGTTAAAAGAAACGGATGAGCAGCCGTTCGTTATCCGTAAAATTACACAATCGTATCAAAATGAGCAGGGAGAGCTTCATGTAGACGAGGAAATCGTGAATGCAGTAAATGAAGCAGATCGCCTGTACATCGTTGCATGCGGCACAAGCTACCATGCGGGCCTTGTCGGCAAGCAGTACTTGGAGCAAATGGCGAATATTCCGGTAGAAGTGCACGTAGCGAGCGAATTCGTTTACAACATGCCGCTTCTTTCGAAAAAGCCTCTCTTTATCTTTATTTCCCAAAGTGGAGAAACAGCGGACAGCCGTGCTGTACTTGTAAAAGTAAAAGAACTTGGCTTCAAAGCGCTGACGATCACAAACGTACCAGGCTCTACGCTTTCACGTGAAGCGGATTATACGCTGCTCTTACATGCAGGCCCAGAAATTGCCGTAGCGTCTACAAAAGCATATACAGCGCAAATCGCGGTGCTTTCTATTCTGGCAGAAGCAGCAGCGAAAAAAGCGGGCATCGACATCGGCTTTGATCTTGTGCATGAGCTTGGAATTGTTGCCAATGCGATGGAAGTGCTTTGTGATGCAAAAGAAGAATTCGAGCAAATCGCCAAAGAATATCTGGCGACAACACGCAACTGCTTCTTTATCGGCCGCTCTGTTGACTATTATGTTGGCTTAGAAGGTGCCTTGAAGCTAAAAGAAATCTCTTATATTCAGGCAGAAGGATTTGCCGGCGGCGAGTTAAAGCACGGCACAATTGCCTTGATCGAAGAAGGTACGCCAGTCATCGCTCTTGCAACGCAGTCAGATGTAAACTTGAGCATCCGCAGCAACGTGAAAGAAGTGGCAGCGCGCGGCGCTAATACATGCATCATTTCCTTGAAAGGCCTTGAGCAGGAAGGCGACCGTTTCGTTCTTCCAGCCGTTCACGAAATGCTTGCACCGCTTGCAGCTGTTGTACCATTCCAGTTGATCGCGTACTACGCCGCTCTTCACCGCGGCTGTGACGTGGATAAGCCGCGTAACCTTGCAAAATCTGTAACAGTAGAATAA
- a CDS encoding MFS transporter: MEEYIEKKQPIVGRGDHAYFLAAVFCFWLATYIYAPVFGVYLQEIGFRFSAIGIILGAYGITQVLLRFPLGILSDFLQKIRKHLFVGGFIAALLSTLMLIFFDSFAMVLTARLLGGVTASMWVMATVLYSHYFSAGRASKAMGIMQFVTVATQFFSMAVSGWLVHQFGWTFPFWAGAAAAILGAFFAWRIKEIQPSEEPAVHRNAAIHIKETIRLPHLKGLTFLSMIAHAALFITIFGFSPIYAAALGVEEQSFIWLTCAFFIPHAAASLSLVFYRLDPRWNKPVLTICFILTAFFLFAVPFTHTLASLSSVHIFIGLALGFIFPLLLSEVVLASPPAFKMSAMGFFQSFYALGIFLGPLAAGMIADQMGLGAVFMTTGFLCVAAAIFVLLSASRRKSVFD, encoded by the coding sequence GTGGAAGAATACATAGAAAAGAAACAGCCCATTGTCGGGCGCGGCGATCATGCGTACTTTTTAGCAGCTGTATTTTGTTTTTGGCTGGCTACGTACATTTATGCACCCGTTTTTGGTGTATACCTTCAGGAAATCGGCTTTCGCTTTTCGGCTATTGGCATCATTTTAGGCGCTTACGGTATTACGCAGGTTTTGCTTCGTTTCCCGCTCGGCATCTTGTCGGACTTTCTGCAGAAAATCCGCAAGCATTTATTTGTGGGCGGCTTTATCGCAGCGCTTCTCAGCACCCTTATGCTTATTTTCTTTGATTCATTCGCGATGGTGCTGACGGCACGTCTTTTAGGAGGCGTAACCGCATCAATGTGGGTGATGGCGACGGTGCTTTACTCGCACTATTTCAGCGCCGGCCGTGCTTCCAAGGCGATGGGCATCATGCAGTTTGTCACAGTAGCCACACAGTTTTTTAGTATGGCCGTCAGCGGCTGGCTTGTTCATCAGTTCGGCTGGACTTTCCCTTTTTGGGCGGGGGCTGCTGCTGCTATTTTAGGTGCTTTTTTCGCGTGGAGAATTAAAGAGATACAGCCATCAGAGGAACCTGCTGTCCACAGAAATGCAGCGATTCATATAAAAGAAACGATCCGGCTGCCGCATCTGAAAGGGCTGACGTTTCTGTCCATGATCGCACATGCAGCTTTGTTTATTACGATCTTTGGCTTCAGTCCTATTTACGCGGCTGCACTTGGCGTGGAGGAGCAGTCTTTTATTTGGCTGACATGTGCTTTTTTCATTCCGCATGCGGCTGCTTCGCTCAGTCTCGTGTTTTATCGTCTTGATCCGCGCTGGAACAAACCCGTACTTACGATCTGCTTCATTCTTACTGCGTTTTTTTTATTTGCCGTTCCATTTACGCATACACTTGCATCTCTTAGTAGTGTGCACATATTTATTGGGCTGGCACTTGGCTTTATTTTTCCTCTTTTACTCAGCGAAGTGGTTCTAGCCAGCCCGCCGGCATTTAAAATGTCCGCCATGGGCTTTTTTCAGTCTTTTTATGCGCTTGGCATTTTTCTCGGTCCGCTTGCAGCCGGTATGATAGCAGATCAAATGGGCCTAGGTGCAGTCTTTATGACTACTGGCTTTCTGTGCGTGGCTGCTGCTATTTTTGTCCTGCTGTCTGCAAGCAGAAGAAAGTCAGTTTTTGATTGA
- the glmM gene encoding phosphoglucosamine mutase, with amino-acid sequence MGKYFGTDGVRGVANTELTPELAFKLGRFGGYVLTKDAERPKVLIGRDTRISGPMLEGALVAGLLSIGAEVMRLGVISTPGVAYLTKAMDAQAGVMISASHNPVQDNGIKFFGSDGFKLSDEQEAEIEALLDQAEDTLPRPAGADLGSVSDYFEGGQKYIQYLKQSVEEDFDGIHVALDCAHGATSSLAAHLFADLEADISTMGAAPNGLNINDGVGSTHPEKLAQFVKEKEADIGLAFDGDGDRLIAVDENGSIVDGDQIMFICARYMKEQGRLNNNTIVSTVMSNLGFYKGIAEHSIQSEQTAVGDRYVVEAMKKYNYNLGGEQSGHIIFLDYNTTGDGLLSGLQIVNIMKATKKSLSELAAEMRKFPQTLVNVRVTDKHHVTENEKVKAEIERVEAEMAGNGRVLVRPSGTEPLVRVMVEAATEEQCRSYTDRIAKIVDEEMGLRV; translated from the coding sequence ATGGGTAAGTATTTTGGTACAGATGGCGTCAGAGGCGTGGCAAATACAGAACTGACACCGGAACTTGCGTTTAAGCTGGGCCGGTTTGGCGGATATGTGTTAACGAAAGATGCGGAGCGTCCAAAAGTATTGATTGGACGGGATACCCGCATTTCAGGTCCAATGCTTGAAGGAGCACTTGTAGCAGGACTTCTTTCTATTGGAGCGGAAGTTATGCGCCTTGGCGTCATCTCCACACCAGGAGTTGCGTATTTAACAAAAGCCATGGATGCGCAGGCAGGTGTCATGATCTCAGCCTCACACAATCCTGTTCAGGACAACGGTATTAAATTTTTTGGTTCTGACGGTTTTAAGCTTTCTGATGAGCAGGAAGCAGAAATCGAAGCACTTTTAGATCAGGCAGAGGATACACTGCCGCGTCCGGCAGGAGCAGATCTTGGCTCAGTGAGTGATTACTTCGAAGGCGGCCAAAAGTACATCCAGTACTTGAAGCAGTCTGTTGAAGAAGATTTTGACGGCATTCACGTGGCACTTGATTGTGCACACGGCGCGACCTCTTCACTTGCTGCTCACTTGTTTGCCGATCTTGAAGCGGATATTTCGACAATGGGCGCTGCGCCAAATGGCTTAAATATCAACGACGGTGTTGGATCAACCCATCCAGAAAAGCTTGCACAATTCGTTAAAGAAAAAGAGGCGGATATCGGCCTTGCCTTTGATGGTGACGGTGACCGCTTGATTGCAGTCGACGAAAACGGCAGCATCGTGGATGGCGACCAAATTATGTTTATTTGTGCACGCTATATGAAAGAGCAGGGGCGCTTAAACAACAATACGATTGTTTCAACCGTTATGAGTAACCTGGGCTTTTACAAAGGCATCGCCGAGCACAGCATTCAAAGCGAACAAACGGCTGTCGGTGATCGATACGTAGTAGAAGCAATGAAAAAGTACAATTATAATCTTGGCGGCGAACAGTCCGGCCATATTATTTTCCTTGATTACAATACGACAGGTGACGGCCTGCTCAGTGGCCTACAGATTGTCAACATTATGAAAGCAACAAAAAAATCGCTGTCTGAACTTGCGGCAGAGATGAGAAAATTCCCGCAGACGCTTGTCAATGTGCGTGTAACAGATAAGCATCATGTGACAGAAAATGAAAAAGTCAAAGCAGAAATCGAACGTGTGGAAGCAGAAATGGCCGGTAATGGCCGAGTTCTTGTTCGCCCATCCGGTACAGAGCCTCTCGTGCGCGTGATGGTGGAAGCGGCGACAGAAGAGCAATGCCGTTCATACACAGACCGCATTGCAAAAATCGTTGACGAAGAAATGGGTCTTCGCGTATAA